A DNA window from Candidatus Sulfidibacterium hydrothermale contains the following coding sequences:
- a CDS encoding ATP-grasp domain-containing protein, producing the protein MVLLDKPFVSDFLQKTLEKNGYPVINTNAWKELVSSGSFRLISEEDAVLMKKQDDNVLIYSNSENAIAWIEKHLPFSSLPEQIRGFKNKIVFRQKIQEMYPGYFFKGIPFSDLESLDIETIPVPFVIKPAVGFFSMGVYKVENREEWPEILRRIQKEINDYRKVYPQEVINLSDFIIEEVIDGDEFAIDCYFDQQGNPVILNIMQHVFASGKDVSDRLYFTSKKIMQHYLEKMTTFLGELNQRTGVRNFPAHIEVRVTPAGEVIPIEVNPMRFGGWCSSPDMAWYAFGINEYEFFFNQQKPDWETILKNREEEVFAIVILDNSTGIDGEDIAAFDYRKLLSDFSHPLDIRKTDFKKYPLFGMLFCKATDENSPEIRKILRSDLREYVNSRVGKN; encoded by the coding sequence ATGGTCCTTCTTGATAAACCTTTCGTTTCGGATTTTTTACAAAAGACCCTGGAGAAGAATGGGTATCCTGTAATTAACACCAATGCCTGGAAAGAATTGGTATCATCCGGTTCTTTTCGTTTGATTTCTGAAGAAGATGCGGTGTTGATGAAAAAACAGGATGATAATGTTTTGATTTATTCCAATTCGGAAAATGCAATTGCCTGGATAGAAAAACACTTGCCCTTTTCTTCTCTTCCGGAGCAAATCAGAGGATTTAAAAATAAAATTGTTTTCCGGCAGAAGATTCAGGAAATGTATCCCGGATATTTTTTTAAGGGGATTCCGTTTTCCGATTTGGAATCGCTGGATATAGAAACCATTCCGGTTCCTTTTGTGATTAAGCCGGCAGTAGGCTTTTTTAGCATGGGTGTTTATAAGGTTGAGAACCGTGAAGAATGGCCTGAAATCCTTCGCCGTATCCAAAAAGAGATAAACGATTACCGCAAGGTTTATCCTCAGGAGGTAATCAACCTTTCCGATTTTATTATTGAAGAAGTTATCGACGGGGATGAATTTGCTATTGACTGTTATTTTGACCAACAAGGGAACCCAGTGATATTGAATATTATGCAGCATGTTTTTGCTTCAGGAAAAGATGTGAGCGACCGTTTGTATTTTACTTCCAAGAAAATCATGCAGCATTATCTGGAGAAAATGACGACATTTTTGGGGGAATTGAACCAACGTACCGGTGTGAGAAATTTTCCGGCACATATTGAAGTCCGTGTAACTCCTGCCGGCGAAGTTATTCCCATCGAGGTAAACCCCATGCGCTTTGGCGGTTGGTGTTCTTCGCCCGATATGGCATGGTATGCTTTTGGAATAAATGAGTATGAATTTTTCTTTAATCAGCAAAAGCCCGACTGGGAAACCATTTTGAAAAACAGAGAAGAAGAGGTTTTTGCCATTGTTATTTTGGATAATTCTACCGGTATTGACGGCGAAGATATTGCAGCTTTTGATTACCGTAAGCTGTTGTCTGATTTCAGTCACCCGCTGGACATCCGGAAAACCGACTTTAAGAAATATCCGCTTTTCGGCATGCTCTTTTGTAAAGCAACCGACGAGAATTCCCCGGAAATCCGTAAAATTCTCCGATCGGATTTGCGTGAATATGTAAATAGCCGGGTGGGAAAAAATTAA
- a CDS encoding GIY-YIG nuclease family protein has translation MVRGGFTYITTTKKNTVLYTGVTSALKNRIYQHKTKFFPNSFTARYNVDKLVYYEYFPHLSEAYEREKQIKSWKRDKKIALINHFNPGWKDLYDEIED, from the coding sequence ATGGTAAGAGGCGGCTTCACATACATTACAACGACAAAAAAGAATACTGTTTTATATACAGGTGTAACATCAGCGCTAAAAAACAGGATATATCAACACAAGACAAAATTTTTCCCCAATTCATTTACAGCAAGATATAATGTGGATAAATTGGTGTATTACGAATACTTTCCTCACCTGAGTGAAGCTTACGAAAGGGAGAAACAAATAAAATCTTGGAAAAGGGATAAGAAAATAGCGCTTATCAATCATTTTAATCCGGGTTGGAAAGATTTGTATGATGAGATTGAAGATTGA
- a CDS encoding glycosyltransferase family 4 protein has product MEILFANEHLIMWETLILSFMITYVSIPPLIEVAKAKNLYDVPNGRTSHEKITPTLGGIAIFSGFVIASMIFINIAKIPYIQYIIAGSLVIFFVGLKDDIIGLSPLKKFVGQIIAAAIIIDLGGVRLSSLHGFAGIGALNYVSSDFLSLFVIVAIINAFNLIDGIDGLSSGVGILASLAFGGWFLLIGKMQLALLAVALIGGLLAFFRFNFFSKRYKIFMGDIGSLLVGFILAIFAIKFNELNAAIAKGSSYFIKASPAVSIGILIIPIFDTVRVMVIRMAKGISPFKPDKRHIHHYLYELTGSHRKATSILLLVNLFFIGISFWLSSLRVLELTVILVLIATFLTSIPYYLLKKRRNKKRPVSSFIADAD; this is encoded by the coding sequence ATGGAAATATTATTTGCCAATGAACACCTGATCATGTGGGAGACTTTAATACTCTCCTTTATGATTACTTATGTCTCTATTCCACCACTTATTGAGGTCGCCAAGGCCAAAAACCTGTATGATGTGCCCAATGGACGGACTTCTCATGAGAAAATTACCCCTACACTGGGTGGAATAGCCATTTTTTCCGGCTTTGTTATTGCTTCCATGATATTTATAAATATTGCGAAAATACCATATATTCAGTATATTATTGCTGGAAGCCTGGTTATCTTTTTTGTCGGCTTAAAAGACGACATTATCGGTTTAAGTCCATTGAAAAAATTTGTTGGACAAATTATCGCTGCTGCGATTATTATTGATCTTGGAGGGGTTCGTCTTTCCAGTCTGCACGGCTTTGCCGGTATTGGTGCGTTAAATTATGTTTCCAGTGATTTTCTGAGTCTTTTTGTTATTGTGGCCATTATCAATGCTTTTAACCTGATTGACGGCATTGATGGTTTATCGTCGGGAGTGGGTATTTTGGCTTCGCTGGCTTTCGGCGGATGGTTTCTCCTGATAGGGAAAATGCAGCTTGCCTTACTGGCGGTAGCTCTTATTGGAGGATTGCTGGCTTTTTTCCGGTTCAACTTTTTCTCTAAAAGATATAAAATTTTTATGGGAGATATTGGTTCTTTACTGGTGGGCTTTATTCTTGCTATTTTTGCTATTAAGTTTAATGAATTAAATGCTGCCATAGCTAAAGGAAGTTCATATTTTATCAAGGCCTCACCTGCAGTTTCTATCGGTATTCTGATTATTCCTATTTTTGATACAGTGCGTGTGATGGTAATTCGTATGGCCAAAGGGATATCCCCTTTTAAACCGGATAAAAGACACATACATCATTATTTATACGAACTGACCGGTAGTCACCGGAAAGCCACTTCTATTCTTCTATTGGTAAATCTCTTTTTTATTGGAATCTCTTTCTGGTTGAGTTCATTACGCGTATTGGAACTTACCGTTATTTTGGTATTAATAGCCACTTTCCTCACCTCTATTCCTTATTATTTATTAAAAAAGCGACGTAATAAAAAAAGACCTGTCAGTAGTTTTATCGCTGATGCTGATTAA
- a CDS encoding GIY-YIG nuclease family protein, whose translation MALFHNYFVYIMTNKYKNVLYIGVTNDLERRVEEHETGKYEGFTKKYNCHFLIYYEHFTRIDHAIDREKEIKKWRREKKNKLISAFNPTWDFLNDKIHDI comes from the coding sequence ATGGCCCTTTTTCACAACTACTTCGTTTACATCATGACTAATAAATACAAAAATGTCCTGTATATTGGCGTGACAAATGACTTAGAACGAAGAGTAGAAGAACACGAAACAGGAAAATATGAAGGGTTTACAAAAAAATATAATTGCCATTTTCTGATTTATTACGAACATTTTACGAGAATAGACCATGCTATTGACAGGGAAAAAGAAATAAAAAAGTGGCGAAGAGAAAAAAAGAATAAGCTGATATCAGCATTTAATCCTACATGGGATTTTTTGAATGATAAGATTCATGATATTTAA
- a CDS encoding Lrp/AsnC family transcriptional regulator has protein sequence MSVHIDQVDRKILKLLQEDARMGIKTIAAQLNMTKTPVYERIKRLEKAGVITKYVALIDRKKISPSMIVFLSGALKVSAFEQIQEFYDAVEKIPEITACYLMGGENDFLLKVIVKDLDAYNLFYAQKIATLPRVGYIRSSFVLNETKNSTALPFFDE, from the coding sequence ATGTCTGTTCACATTGATCAGGTCGACCGCAAAATTCTGAAGCTTTTACAGGAAGATGCCCGGATGGGAATCAAAACCATTGCGGCTCAGTTAAATATGACCAAAACACCGGTTTACGAACGAATTAAACGGCTTGAAAAAGCCGGGGTTATTACCAAATATGTGGCATTGATCGACCGGAAAAAGATTTCGCCATCAATGATCGTCTTTTTATCCGGCGCTCTCAAAGTCAGTGCTTTTGAGCAAATTCAGGAATTTTACGATGCCGTGGAAAAAATACCGGAAATAACAGCCTGCTATCTGATGGGGGGCGAAAATGATTTTTTACTTAAAGTTATCGTAAAAGACCTGGACGCTTACAACCTGTTTTATGCTCAAAAAATTGCCACCTTACCGCGGGTGGGATATATCCGAAGCTCTTTTGTATTAAACGAAACAAAAAATTCCACCGCATTGCCATTTTTTGATGAATAG
- a CDS encoding transglutaminase domain-containing protein, translating to MKKISLFLLLLFPVSLLAYTGQILQSFKTPGNYPAGLTWDGQHLWISDFQSDKIYEMDTQGKVLRTIASPAYYPVGLAFDGKYLWNADSKGLIPQGDEYHRGKIFKIDPKTGNILKTLDAPTPSPSGLAWDGHYLWCVDNLHHKLIQFDPEDGTTIKEFRSPAFSPTGLTFDGKYLWVADRRTDQIYRVDPSDGMVILITDAPGPYARDLCWDGKSLWNVDFETQKVYHLKVDHEKYIRFHPSREKIIYHHQTLNFGPDKLLRMDVQIALPENRVSQQLDGPFKYSPGLKDIATDQFGQKTAHFVWTNLAPGEKKVATVTYQITTYDVRWFIYPEDVGTEAEIPQKIKQNYLRDAAKYDIHDTVITHAVKRAVGNETNLYWKMRKIFNYVIAHLYYQRVGGWNTAPTVLSRGNGSCSEYSFVFIAMCRAAGIPARYVGTIANRGDKRSIDDVFHRWVEVYLPHYGWIPVDPSGGDQSSPAAQAAHIGFVANRFVITTQSAGGSSTMGWNYNSNEYYKAQPKTNVAVDYYGEWVQQQ from the coding sequence ATGAAAAAGATTTCCCTGTTTTTATTGTTACTTTTCCCGGTAAGCTTGTTGGCATATACCGGACAAATTTTACAATCGTTTAAAACACCCGGTAATTATCCTGCCGGACTTACCTGGGACGGACAACATCTGTGGATTTCCGATTTTCAATCGGATAAGATCTATGAAATGGATACGCAGGGAAAAGTTTTGCGGACAATTGCTTCGCCGGCTTATTATCCGGTAGGCCTTGCTTTTGACGGAAAATATTTATGGAATGCAGACAGCAAAGGGCTGATTCCGCAAGGTGACGAATATCATCGGGGTAAAATATTTAAAATAGATCCGAAAACGGGAAATATTTTAAAAACGCTGGATGCGCCAACTCCTTCGCCGTCAGGACTTGCCTGGGACGGGCATTATTTGTGGTGCGTGGATAATCTGCATCATAAATTGATTCAATTTGACCCGGAAGACGGAACAACAATTAAAGAATTTCGTTCTCCGGCTTTTTCTCCTACCGGCCTTACCTTTGACGGGAAATATCTTTGGGTTGCCGATCGCAGGACCGATCAAATTTATCGTGTCGATCCTTCTGACGGAATGGTTATTTTAATTACGGATGCTCCGGGGCCTTATGCCCGCGATTTGTGCTGGGACGGAAAAAGTCTGTGGAATGTGGATTTCGAAACCCAAAAGGTTTATCACTTAAAAGTTGATCATGAAAAATATATCCGGTTTCATCCGTCACGCGAAAAAATAATTTATCATCATCAAACCCTGAACTTCGGTCCGGATAAACTTTTGCGCATGGATGTGCAAATTGCGCTTCCGGAAAACAGGGTCAGCCAGCAACTGGATGGGCCGTTTAAATATTCTCCGGGTTTAAAAGATATTGCTACGGACCAGTTTGGACAAAAAACAGCTCATTTTGTCTGGACAAACCTTGCCCCGGGTGAAAAAAAGGTGGCTACGGTTACTTATCAGATAACAACGTATGATGTTCGTTGGTTTATTTATCCCGAAGATGTGGGTACAGAAGCCGAAATCCCTCAAAAGATCAAGCAAAACTATCTGCGTGATGCGGCAAAATATGATATTCATGATACGGTGATCACCCATGCTGTGAAGCGGGCGGTAGGCAATGAAACCAACTTATATTGGAAAATGCGGAAGATTTTTAATTATGTGATAGCCCATTTGTATTATCAGCGGGTAGGAGGGTGGAACACAGCCCCAACAGTTTTGTCCAGGGGAAACGGCTCTTGTTCGGAATATTCGTTTGTTTTTATTGCCATGTGCCGGGCTGCCGGCATTCCTGCCCGGTATGTAGGAACCATTGCCAACAGAGGAGATAAACGGTCGATAGATGATGTTTTTCATCGTTGGGTGGAGGTTTATCTGCCGCATTATGGCTGGATTCCTGTTGATCCGAGTGGCGGCGACCAGTCTTCGCCGGCAGCACAGGCTGCACATATCGGTTTTGTTGCCAATCGTTTTGTGATTACTACCCAGAGTGCCGGAGGCTCATCTACCATGGGATGGAATTATAATTCCAACGAATATTACAAAGCACAACCCAAAACCAACGTGGCGGTGGATTATTACGGAGAATGGGTGCAACAACAATAA
- a CDS encoding CPBP family intramembrane glutamic endopeptidase: MERKVFFSNTSPAVKLFILLVAFLMAMFIFSAAGILSGVLFYGKDLSSILATVSHPQSEADRSFLYLFQLINQIGVFFLLPFLFAYLFSNNSKLYLRLNNPSLPFIIAAGIIIFTILPFINWIGDINQQMSFPDWLSGVGEWMKAKENQADKLTLFFLSVSNVKGLFLNILIIGLIPALGEELLFRGLLQRLFNEWTRHVPLGVILTAFVFSAIHLQFFGFLPRFVLGLILGTLLEITQSLWVPVFSHFVNNTTLVVLYYLHNKGLITIEPEHFGSMHHFFPVLLSLLFTLALLVWMAQKQKKRKTTF; the protein is encoded by the coding sequence ATGGAACGAAAGGTTTTTTTTAGCAATACCAGTCCCGCCGTAAAGCTTTTTATTTTGCTGGTGGCATTTCTGATGGCCATGTTCATTTTCTCCGCAGCGGGGATTCTTTCCGGAGTTCTTTTTTACGGCAAAGACCTTTCTTCTATTCTGGCTACCGTTTCGCATCCACAAAGCGAAGCAGACCGGTCATTTCTTTATCTTTTTCAGCTAATTAATCAGATTGGCGTCTTTTTTCTCCTGCCTTTTTTATTTGCCTATCTCTTTAGCAACAACAGCAAATTGTATTTGCGATTAAATAACCCCTCATTACCGTTTATTATTGCAGCCGGAATAATCATATTTACTATTCTTCCTTTCATCAACTGGATTGGTGATATCAATCAGCAGATGTCTTTTCCCGACTGGCTTTCCGGCGTGGGCGAATGGATGAAAGCCAAAGAAAACCAAGCCGATAAACTTACCTTGTTTTTTTTAAGTGTTTCGAATGTCAAAGGCCTGTTTTTGAACATTCTCATCATTGGCCTTATTCCGGCTTTGGGAGAGGAATTGTTATTCAGAGGATTATTGCAGCGACTGTTCAACGAATGGACACGTCATGTTCCTTTGGGAGTCATCCTGACTGCATTCGTTTTTAGCGCCATACATCTGCAGTTTTTTGGGTTTCTTCCGCGTTTTGTTTTAGGTCTTATTTTAGGAACCCTTCTTGAAATAACCCAAAGTCTTTGGGTTCCTGTCTTTTCTCATTTTGTAAACAACACGACCCTGGTTGTTCTTTATTACCTCCACAATAAAGGGCTTATCACTATAGAACCCGAGCACTTCGGATCAATGCATCATTTCTTTCCTGTTTTACTCAGCCTGCTTTTTACCCTTGCCCTGCTTGTTTGGATGGCTCAAAAACAGAAAAAAAGGAAAACAACTTTTTGA
- a CDS encoding polysaccharide deacetylase family protein, with product MNILTFDIEDWFHTHENRHRYSGHIWRELPSRIEKNTDRVLAWLEASDLKATFFVLGWVAKYYPALVKKIHSKGHEIGAHSFWHHNPHFISAEYFEKDLKQCLDVLQDITGEKVMAYRAPGFNLKLKDKWAFDILAKYGIKTDSSVQLSKSPGEIPFAIKTVHHEVLEFPLVTTFYGLPYSGGGYFRALPFSFVQYLFRQEQYHLFYFHPRDFDPDLPVTNLFSFFRNQLNRINTKRCMSRLSGMLQAYPAVSMGTAAESYLSSLNRHV from the coding sequence TTGAATATTCTTACGTTTGACATCGAAGACTGGTTTCATACCCACGAAAACCGTCACCGGTACAGCGGTCATATCTGGCGTGAACTTCCGTCGAGGATAGAGAAAAATACAGACCGGGTTTTAGCGTGGTTGGAAGCATCTGACCTAAAAGCTACCTTTTTTGTTTTGGGGTGGGTGGCAAAATATTATCCGGCATTGGTAAAAAAAATTCACAGTAAAGGCCATGAAATCGGAGCCCATTCTTTTTGGCACCATAATCCGCATTTTATTTCAGCTGAATATTTTGAAAAAGATTTGAAACAGTGTTTGGATGTTTTGCAGGATATTACGGGAGAAAAAGTGATGGCCTATCGTGCGCCGGGGTTTAATCTGAAGTTAAAAGACAAATGGGCTTTTGATATTCTTGCAAAATACGGGATCAAAACCGATAGTTCGGTTCAGTTGTCAAAAAGTCCGGGAGAAATCCCTTTTGCTATTAAAACGGTTCATCATGAGGTGTTGGAATTTCCGTTAGTGACAACTTTTTACGGGCTTCCGTATTCGGGAGGGGGATATTTCAGGGCGTTGCCTTTTTCTTTTGTTCAATATCTTTTTCGTCAGGAACAATATCATTTGTTTTATTTTCATCCCAGAGATTTTGATCCAGATCTTCCGGTTACGAATTTGTTTTCTTTTTTTCGCAATCAGCTAAACCGAATCAACACAAAAAGATGTATGAGCCGGTTATCCGGGATGCTGCAAGCGTATCCGGCTGTTTCTATGGGAACAGCTGCCGAATCGTATTTATCATCGTTAAATCGTCATGTTTGA
- a CDS encoding GNAT family N-acetyltransferase, whose protein sequence is MLSLSCLPDSSAISLWNKYTSSQSSLVPFSFNPSLFSFYRKHFHWKPYYLLLYDNNRITGLLPLVNTGKAWVSLPHFSYGGVLTDDSSLVKSKIIGQMITEILFQQLPPGFYKSEVNRLAAGLPDHQKIFIRSLGEQNDSSFQKSEKVTGLFYLKNGKRETFHHLSSNLRRKIRKASENGLIFKNGGTELLNDFYSVYSENIRHLRSVNYGKGYFHDFIQSYQYGQARFFVAYLAGKPVGSALTVSYHGFIENVYFATLPRYRQFYVSDALHWQMCRFFIDLGKADECPLIYSFGRSTENSSVQNYKDHWPVKKVPLYVFSNFDLLHQKSLLGKLWKVIPQRIKVFLGPRVIDHLY, encoded by the coding sequence GTGCTTTCTCTTTCCTGCTTACCGGACTCCAGCGCCATTTCTCTTTGGAATAAATATACATCCTCCCAGTCATCTCTGGTCCCTTTTTCTTTCAATCCTTCCCTTTTTTCTTTTTACCGGAAACATTTTCACTGGAAACCGTATTATTTGCTTTTGTATGACAATAACCGGATAACCGGTTTGTTGCCTTTGGTGAATACCGGAAAAGCCTGGGTGAGCCTTCCGCATTTTTCGTATGGCGGAGTTTTAACCGATGATTCGTCGTTGGTTAAAAGCAAAATTATTGGTCAAATGATCACTGAAATACTTTTCCAACAACTCCCCCCGGGTTTTTATAAATCGGAAGTGAATCGGTTGGCCGCTGGATTACCGGACCATCAAAAAATTTTTATTCGCTCTTTGGGTGAGCAAAACGACAGTTCATTTCAAAAATCGGAAAAAGTAACCGGACTTTTTTATTTAAAAAACGGAAAGCGGGAAACATTTCATCATTTGTCGTCGAATCTGAGAAGAAAAATAAGAAAAGCTTCTGAAAACGGATTGATATTTAAAAATGGCGGAACGGAGCTTTTGAATGATTTCTATTCTGTTTATTCTGAAAATATCCGTCATCTTCGGTCGGTGAATTATGGAAAAGGATATTTTCATGATTTCATCCAATCGTATCAGTACGGACAAGCCCGTTTTTTTGTGGCTTATCTTGCCGGTAAACCGGTTGGCAGTGCCCTGACTGTTTCATACCATGGTTTTATAGAGAATGTCTATTTTGCCACTCTTCCCCGGTATAGGCAGTTTTATGTGTCGGATGCATTACACTGGCAGATGTGCCGTTTTTTTATTGATCTGGGGAAAGCGGATGAGTGTCCGTTGATTTATTCTTTTGGCAGAAGTACGGAAAACTCATCGGTACAAAATTATAAAGACCATTGGCCAGTTAAGAAAGTGCCGTTATATGTCTTTTCGAATTTTGACCTTTTGCATCAAAAATCGCTTTTAGGGAAACTTTGGAAAGTAATTCCTCAAAGGATAAAAGTTTTTTTGGGGCCGCGTGTGATAGATCATTTGTATTAA
- a CDS encoding archaeosortase/exosortase family protein yields MVRRILFRACGRAIHYSPRRQGCSPVWRAGASLSHRPPSAHKRSRLRAAVTIPQAKQPIHPVFLLILSVTILYRFMKSPFRSHIRPFIQKHKLQPLVDVLLFSVIIYFFHWLWWSGGLKHFLKEFAFFTETEEFLAHQVAVPAAWIMEHLLNYPLKMLNNTLYLPNHSSVAVEGACSGLKQFYEWTLLMILFPGPWKKKIWYIPLGLLIIHLDNIIRIVILSVIAVHWPAHWDFIHMWILRPFFYVVIFILWVIWVEKIKNPEKISPPSSG; encoded by the coding sequence GTGGTTAGAAGAATTCTTTTTAGGGCCTGCGGGCGGGCTATTCACTATAGTCCTCGCCGGCAGGGCTGTTCGCCGGTATGGCGGGCGGGTGCTTCGTTGTCGCACCGCCCGCCATCGGCTCACAAGCGCTCCCGGCTGCGGGCTGCCGTTACTATCCCTCAGGCAAAACAACCGATTCATCCGGTTTTTCTTTTAATTTTGTCCGTTACAATCCTTTACCGTTTTATGAAATCTCCTTTTCGCTCTCATATCCGGCCGTTTATTCAAAAACACAAACTGCAGCCTTTGGTCGATGTGTTGTTGTTTTCAGTAATTATCTATTTCTTCCACTGGCTCTGGTGGAGTGGCGGACTCAAACATTTCCTGAAAGAATTTGCTTTTTTTACAGAAACCGAAGAGTTTCTGGCTCATCAGGTAGCTGTCCCGGCAGCCTGGATTATGGAACATCTCTTAAACTACCCCCTCAAAATGCTGAACAATACGCTTTATCTGCCTAATCATAGTTCTGTGGCGGTGGAAGGAGCCTGCTCAGGACTAAAACAATTTTACGAATGGACATTGTTGATGATCTTATTCCCCGGACCCTGGAAAAAGAAAATCTGGTATATTCCGTTGGGACTGCTTATTATTCATCTCGATAACATTATCCGGATTGTAATTTTATCCGTAATTGCCGTTCATTGGCCGGCCCATTGGGATTTTATCCACATGTGGATCTTACGTCCTTTCTTTTACGTGGTGATTTTTATTTTGTGGGTCATTTGGGTCGAAAAAATAAAAAACCCGGAAAAGATATCGCCGCCTTCTTCGGGATAA
- a CDS encoding nucleoside deaminase, which yields MELTVFSDEYFMNEALKEAQKAYDAGEVPVGAVVVCSQRIVARTHNLTETLHDVTAHAEMQAFTAAANFLGSKYLNDCTLYVTLEPCVMCAGGAFWSQIGKIVYGAKDEKRGFTQLGKPVLHPATKVENGVLADACSKILSDFFRSKR from the coding sequence ATGGAACTAACGGTTTTTTCGGATGAGTATTTTATGAATGAAGCGCTGAAAGAAGCACAAAAGGCGTATGATGCCGGTGAGGTTCCTGTCGGTGCTGTTGTGGTTTGTAGCCAGCGTATTGTGGCCCGGACACATAATTTAACGGAGACCCTGCATGATGTAACGGCCCATGCTGAAATGCAGGCTTTTACTGCGGCTGCAAATTTTCTTGGAAGTAAATATCTGAACGATTGTACGTTGTATGTTACGCTGGAGCCTTGTGTGATGTGTGCCGGTGGGGCTTTTTGGTCTCAAATAGGAAAAATTGTATATGGTGCAAAAGATGAAAAACGTGGATTTACACAGCTAGGAAAACCAGTTTTACATCCGGCAACAAAAGTGGAAAATGGGGTTCTGGCGGATGCCTGCAGTAAAATCTTATCGGATTTTTTCCGCTCAAAACGGTAA
- the ahcY gene encoding adenosylhomocysteinase — protein MSEIKTKTELEYKVADLHLNEWGRKEIEIAEKEMPGLMALRKKYGKEKPLKGARITGSLHMTIQTAVLIETLVELGADVRWASCNIFSTQDHAAAAVVVGNGTPENPQGVPVFAWKGETLEEYWWCTKQALSFPGGKGPNLVVDDGGDATLLIHKGYAAEENPDTLDVVPGSEEEEEILKLLKTTLAEEPQKWHNMVKEWKGVSEETTTGVHRLYQMKEAGELLVPAINVNDSVTKSKFDNLYGCRESLADGIKRATDVMIAGKVVVVAGYGDVGKGSAKSMRSYGARVIVTEIDPICALQAAMEGFEVTTMEEAVKEGNIFVTTTGNRDIITIEHMAAMKDESIVCNIGHFDNEIQVHKLETYPGIKKINVKPQVDKYVFPDGHSIYLLAEGRLVNLGCATGHPSFVMSNSFTNQTLAQMDLWKHRDDYAVDVYRLPKYLDEEVARLHLDQLGVKLTKLTPEQAAYIGVKPEGPYKPDHYRY, from the coding sequence ATGTCTGAAATCAAAACCAAAACAGAATTGGAATATAAAGTAGCCGATCTTCATTTGAATGAATGGGGACGGAAAGAAATTGAAATTGCCGAGAAAGAGATGCCCGGGCTGATGGCATTGCGGAAAAAATACGGAAAAGAAAAACCGTTGAAAGGGGCGCGGATTACCGGTTCGTTGCACATGACCATTCAAACGGCTGTATTGATAGAAACGCTGGTGGAACTGGGTGCGGATGTGCGTTGGGCCAGTTGTAATATTTTTTCTACCCAGGATCATGCGGCAGCAGCGGTGGTGGTAGGAAACGGAACGCCGGAAAATCCGCAGGGAGTACCGGTGTTTGCCTGGAAAGGAGAAACCCTGGAAGAATATTGGTGGTGCACCAAACAAGCCCTCTCGTTTCCCGGTGGAAAAGGACCGAACCTTGTAGTGGACGATGGCGGCGATGCCACCTTGTTGATTCATAAAGGATATGCTGCAGAGGAAAATCCGGATACCCTGGATGTTGTTCCCGGCAGTGAAGAGGAAGAAGAAATTTTAAAACTCTTGAAAACCACGTTGGCCGAAGAACCGCAAAAATGGCACAACATGGTGAAAGAATGGAAAGGGGTTTCGGAAGAAACCACTACCGGAGTTCATCGTTTGTATCAGATGAAAGAGGCCGGGGAGCTGTTGGTTCCGGCAATTAATGTAAACGATTCGGTAACCAAATCGAAATTTGATAATCTTTATGGTTGTCGTGAGTCGCTGGCCGACGGAATTAAACGGGCTACCGATGTGATGATTGCCGGAAAAGTGGTCGTGGTAGCCGGCTATGGCGATGTGGGAAAAGGTTCTGCCAAGTCGATGCGTTCGTATGGCGCCCGCGTAATCGTTACCGAGATCGATCCGATTTGTGCTTTACAGGCTGCCATGGAAGGCTTTGAAGTGACGACCATGGAAGAAGCGGTGAAAGAAGGAAATATTTTTGTGACAACGACCGGAAACCGCGATATCATTACCATTGAGCACATGGCTGCAATGAAAGACGAGTCGATCGTTTGTAACATCGGCCATTTTGATAATGAAATTCAGGTACATAAACTGGAAACGTATCCCGGCATCAAAAAAATTAATGTTAAGCCGCAGGTGGATAAGTATGTGTTCCCCGACGGACATTCTATTTATCTGCTGGCCGAAGGCCGGCTGGTTAATCTGGGTTGTGCTACCGGTCATCCGTCGTTTGTGATGAGTAACTCGTTTACCAATCAAACACTGGCACAAATGGATTTGTGGAAACACCGTGACGATTATGCCGTGGACGTGTACAGGTTGCCTAAATATCTGGATGAAGAGGTGGCCCGTTTACATCTGGACCAGCTGGGAGTAAAACTTACCAAACTGACTCCGGAGCAGGCGGCTTATATCGGTGTAAAACCGGAAGGGCCGTATAAACCCGATCATTATCGGTATTAG